The sequence below is a genomic window from Clostridia bacterium.
TTCCTCTATCAGCCGGTAAAGCGCCTCCACCGCGTCGGCGAGACCGCCCACCGCGTCGATGAAGCCCTCGCGGACGGCGGCTTCGCCGTCGAGCACGCTGCCCATATCCGTGGCGAGCTCGCCGGTGTTCAGCATCAGCTCGCGCATACGTTCCGGCGAAACCCGGCTGTTGCCGGCGACGAATCGCACGACGCGCTCCTGCATCTTCTGGAAATAATCGAAGGTCTGCGGCGCGCCGAGCACGAGTCCGGTAAGCCGCACGGGATGCACCGTCATCGTCGCCGTCGGCACGATGAAGGAACGCCTCGCGCAGACCGCGAGCGGCACGCCAATCGAATGGCTGCCGCCGAGCACGAGCGAAACGGAGGGCGTCTTCATGCTCGCGACGAGCTCCGCTATCGCGAGCCCCGCCTCTATATCGCCGCCTACCGTGTTCAGCAGAAGCAGCACGCCCTCGACCTCCGGCGACTGCTCCGCCGCGACGAGCCGCGGGATCATATGCTCGTAGCGCGTCGCCTTCTCCGTAGGCGGAAGGGCGTAATGCCCTTCTATCTGCCCGATCACCGTCAGGCAGCAGATCGAGTGCGTCCCCGCCTTCACGGTCACGGCTCCGTCCTCGCCGGACGGATCGCGCGGTCTTTCGTTTTCGTTGTCTTCCGTCATAACAATACCGCCTTTTTATTATTCGGGATTATTATGCGCAGGCGCGAAAACGATATGCCGCCTTATAGTCTTTTATATTTTACTATAATTCTCCGCAAATGTCAAGAAGAGTAAAAACATCTTTACTTTTCGGCAAAAACGTGGTATCATACTCCCGAGCAAGTCGGGCTGCCGCGTCGGCGCTTTGCGCCGATGAGGAAAGTCCGGGCATCGCAGAGCGGGATAGCGGGTAACGCCCGCCGGAGGCGACTCCAGGGAAAGTGCAACAGAGATATACCGCCGGCTACGCCGGTAAGGGTGGAAAGGCGAGGTAAGAGCTCACCCGCCCCCTCGGTAACGCGGGGGCGCTGTAAACCCTATCCGATGCAACACCGAATAAGGCCATACGGCTGCTCGCCGTGCCTTGAAGGGTGGCGTTGAGGCGCGCGGCGACGCGCGTCCCAGATAGATGGCAGTCTTAAAGGACAGAACCCGGCTTACAGGCTTGCTCAACCGTATGCAAAAGCGGCGCACTAACGTGCGCCGCTTTTATTTTATCATTCAGCTTTTCGGGATCACGGATCGACCGTTATTATCAGCTGATAGTCATACTCAAACTCGTCGAACGTCTTCCCCGCCGCGGAAAGAGTATTGACATGCCGCAATACGATCTCCGTCTTTTCCGACGGAACGCTCAAAACGAACCCCTGCACCGTTCCCGAAGCGCCGTCCTTTATATCGTCCGCGCTTATTTCCGGCTCGTATTCGGAACGGCTCTGCAGAGCAACATTATCCGACACACGCCATTCCGTAACGGCGCCGCCGTTCGCGACGGCTATTTCCAGAACGCCGCCTTCGGCTTTTACCGAAAGCCGCCCCTCTCCCGTTTCACCGTGATAGATATTGCCGTAGTTCTCGAGCTCAAAGGTCTTGCCGTTTATAAGCGCGACGCCCTCCTTCGGGTATCCGTCGTCTTCAAGCGGGAACTCCAGCGACGCGCCGGTCGTTTTATCGAAAACCGTGCCCGAACCGCATCCGGAAACAAGCAGACAGATCGCCAACAAAGCCCCGACGATTATCAAAGCTCTTACTTTCATCATACGTATACCTCTTCCTTTCATCATACGTATACCTCTTCGCGCAACGAATCAAAACACGCAACCCCAAAGCGTTTCGGAGTTGTGTGCTTTCGATTTATTCCAGTCCGGCGAGCTTGTCGCTGATGTCGTCCGCGAGGCCGGAAAGGTCGTCGCCGTCGACGTCCGCGGAGGTCGCGTAATCGTCGTCTACGTCGATATCCGGCAGGACGCGCTTCGCGCGCTTGATCTTCGGTTTCGTGAAGAAGCTGATGCGATACTTGCGCTTGCCCTCCTCGCCGTCGGTCGTGCGCTTTATGCCGAGCAGCCACGCCTTGTAGCTGAAGTCGCCGTTTTCCTCCTGCTCATACTCGTAGGGGAAGAACATCGCGAGCAGTCCCGCGACGACGAAAAGCGCCTTGAGGATATTCTTGAAAGTCTTCATAATCGTTTCTCCTTCCGGATATTCAATCTCTCATAGGTATATTATACACCCGTCCGCGGCGATATGCAACAGTTATATGAGATTTTTCCAGAGCGGCGCGGAGTATCTGCCCGCCTCGGTGAACGCGGCGATGCGCGCGCGCAGCTTCGGCAGGTCCTCGCGGTAGGTCACGCCGCAGCAGCTTTCGGACGTGGTCAGCACCTTCACGCGCGCTTTTCCCTCTTTAAGCTGCCGCGAAACGAACTCCGGCAGGAAGTATTCCGCCTTGTCCAGACGGCCGGCGTTTTCCTCAAAGAAGCGCGGGAAGCCCTCCGCGAGCCTGTCGATCGCGTCCGGAGTGAAGCCCCAGCAGTTCATCGACGCCACGGAGTCCTCCGGCAGCGCGGTCCAGCTTTCGCCGTCTTCGGTGTAGCAGACGTCGCCGCCGCGGCGCATTATCTTCGTGCGCTCGGTCACGCCGCGCAGGAAGCCGTCTTCGCCGACTTCGCATATGCCGCGCGCGACCGTGCCGTTTTCGGAGAGCGTGTTCGCGACGCCGTAGCCGACCATGCAGTAGTCTGAAACGCCGTCCGCTTCATGCGTCCGCGAAAGCTGCTCAAAAAGCAGCTTATACGCCTCGGCGCCGTAGTAGTCGTCCGCGTTTATCACGGCGAAGGGCTCGCTGACGACGCCCTTCAGCGACATCACCGCCTGCCCCGTGCCCCACGGCTTCTTGCGCTCCGGCGGTACCTTCACGCCCGCGGGGATAGTATTCGGGTCCTGTATGCAGTAATCGCATCTTATCGAGGACGGGATGCGCGACGAAACGCGCTCCTTGAACTCCTCTTCTATCTTCTCGTTGATAATAAAAACCACTCTGCCGAAGCCGGCTTTTATCGCGTCGTGAACGGAGTATTCGAGGATTATCTCGCCGCCGACGCCGACCGGCTCGAGCTGCTTGAGCCCTCCGAACCTGCTGCCGAGTCCCGCCGCCATTACGACGAGCGCCGGACGTATCACGGTTTCGTTCATTTCGCCGCCTCCGTTTTTCTCGCGCCGGGCTTCCTGCCGGCGATCGGGATGATCTTATACTTGCAGCTGAAATCGCCGCCCGGCTTGAGCGAAAGCACTCCCCTGCGCTTTCTGAAAAGCGTGCCCTCGTCCTCGCATTTGCCGATGCCTATCCACGGCTCGATGCAGACGTAGGGCGCTTCGCCCGGGTAGCGCGTCCAGAACGCAAGGTAGTTGAAGCTGTCGTCCGCTTCGACGCGGACGCCGCTGCCGGAAACGCGGCTGCGCAGCGTGCAGGAGCGCAGGTTTTCGTATATCAGCGCGTCGTTCGAGAACAGCTCGCGGGTGAGCTTTATCACGCCGTCCTCGTCGACTCTGCGGCGGCGCGAGAAGTCGATGAACATATCCTCCGTCGTCGCCGGCACGGTCGGGTCGGGGCATTCGCCCAGCTCGATCTCGTAGTCCTCGAAGCTCTCGTTTATGCGCAGCGGCACGTTGAAGCCGGGGTGTCCGCCGTAGGTGAACCACATCTTGCCGTCGCCGATGTTCTCGACGCGGGAGATGACGGTAAGCTCGCCGTTCTCGACGGTGTAGGTCATGAGGAAGCGGAAGCTGTAGGGGTATATCTCACGCGTTTCCGCGGTGTCTTCTATCTTCAGCGTTATGCTGTTTTCGCTCTGCGCCTGGACGGAGAACTCCATCCGCTTCGCGAAGCCGTGGGACGCCATCGGGTAGTCCTTGCCGTCGATGCGGATGACTCCGTTGCGGCTGCGCGCGACGACCGGGAAAAGTATCGGCGCCTGCTCCTTCCAGTAGCGCTCGTCGCCCTGCCAGAGATACTCCACGCCGTTTTTCATCACGGAGCAGAGCTCCGCGCCCTGCCGCTTGACGCGGACGGTCAGCTTGCCGTCCGTTATCGTGTGCACGGTGCTTTCCTCGGGCACGTTTTTCATAAACAGCCTCTTTTCCGCGGCGGTGAGCTCGCATTTGGATATCAGGTCGGGGCGGCTCTTCGCGGTCAGCACGATGCTCTCCCTGCGGCGCCAGCGGTCGATCTCCTTCTGGTTGCCGGAAAGCAGCACCTCCGGCACGCGCATGCCCTCGTACTCCTCGGGGCGCGTGTACTGCGGGTACTCGAGCAGTCCGTGCTCGAAGCTCTCCTCCATATAGCTTTCGGAGGTCTTCAGCGTGCCGTCGAGCAGACGGGAAACGGCGTCGATAAGCACCGCCGCCGGAAGCTCGCCTCCGCTGAGTATGTAGTCGCCGACGGAGATCTCTTCGTCGACGATCGTGTCGATGATGCGGCGGTCGACGCCTTCGTAATGACCGCAGAGTATCGCGATGTCGCCGCCCTTCGACAGCTCGTGCGCCTTCTTCTGCGTGAAGGGCTTGCCGTGGGGCGACATATAGATCAGCTTCGGGCGCTTCTTCGCCTTCCTGCACACCTCGGTGAAGCAGTCGAAGACCGGCTGCGCCTGCATGATCATGCCGAGCCCGCCTCCGTAGGGGTAATCGTCGGTACGGCGGTGCTTATCCGCGGTGAAATCGCGGATATTGAAGGGCACTATGCTGATTATCTTTTTGCTCTGCGCCCTGCCGATTATGCTGTCGTCGAGCGCGCCCGTCACGAGGTGCGGGAAAAGCGACATAACGTAAAACTTCATATATCAAACAGTCCCTCCAGCGGTCTGATGAGCATTTCCCCGCCCGCGATATCGACCGAAACGACGACCTCGGGGATCGCCGGGAAAAGCAGCTCGCGCTCGCCCTTTATGACGTAGACGTCGCGGCCGCCGGTCTGCAGCACGTCCGAAAGCCTGCCGTAAACCTCGCCGGTGTCGGCGTCCTTCACGGTCAGGCCGATCAGATCGGCCACGAAAAAAACGCCTTCATCAAGCTGATAGGCGTCTTTTTTTATATACGCCGAAGTCCCGACGAGCGTCTGCGCCGTCGGGAGATCCACGTCCTTCAATTTTACGATGAGCTGATTCTTCTGCGGAAACGCCCTTTCGACGGCGTACGGCTTTTTTTCAACGCCTAACCAGAGGGTCTCCGAATCCGCCAGGAACTCCGGTCCGTCGCAGAAAACGTTGAGCTTCAGCTCGCCTTTTATTCCGCGGACGGCCACGAACCTGCCGGCCTCCAAAAACTCATTCATAACGATCTTCCCATCGTCGTTATTGCGGCTCCGCCCGAAGCAGGCGGACGCGGACAAGCGCGGTCAGCGCCGGACCGTCAGTCGACGATCTCGACGGTGACCTTCTTATCCTCGCGGGTAGCGGCGGCGCGAAGCAGCGTGCGGATGGCTTTCGCGATCCTGCCCTGCTTGCCGATGACGCGGCCCATGTCGCCGTCCGCAACGCGCAGATAAAAGACGACGGAGCCGTCCTCGGCGACCTGCTCCTCGACCTTGACCTCGTCGGGTTTCTCAACGAGGCTCTGAGCCAGAGCGATAAGCAAATCCTTCATTATCGTTACCTCCTGTGGAGTAATTGCAATTTTGGGAAAAGCTTACTTACTTGATGATGCCGTTCTTCTTCAGAAGCGCCTTGACGGTATCGGTGGGCTGAGCGCCGTTCTTGAGCCACTTTTCGACCTTCTCGGCGTCGACCTTGACGTCAGAGGGCTCGGTCAGCGGATTGTAGTAACCGATCTCTTCGATGAAGCGGCCGTCTCTGGGATATCTGGAATCCGCGACGACGATTCTGTAGAAGGGCTGTTTCTTCGCGCCCATGCGGCGCAGTCTGATTTTTACTGCCATTGTTGTTTGCCTCCGTATGTTTATTTTTTATAAATTCCAGTCCGGCGGAAGCTGCCCGCCTTTTCTGAACTTACCGAATTTGCCGCCCTTGGTAAACTTTTTCATCAAATCTTTGGTCTGCTCGTACTGCTTGATGAGCCTGTTCACCTGCTGGACGTTGGTGCCGGCGCCGTCGGCGATGCGCTTGCGGCGCGAAGCGTTGAGTATCGAGGGGTTGCTGCGCTCCTGCGGCGTCATCGAGAGGATGATCGCCTCCATGCGCGGGAACGCCTTTTCGTCTATGGAGTTCTCGTCTATGCCCTGCGTGCCGGGGAGCATGCCGATGAGCTTCTTTATCGAGCCCATCTTCTTGACCTGGCGGAACTGCATTAGCATATCGTTGAGGTCGAACTTGTTCTTCTCGAGCCTCGCGAGGAGCTCCTCGCCCTGCTTCTCGTCGAGCTCCGCCTCAGCCTTCTCGATGAAGGAGAGCATATCGCCCATGCCGAGGATGCGGGACGCGGCGCGGTCGGGGTAGAACGGCTCGAGCTCGTCGATCTTCTCGCCGACGCCGGTAAACTTGATCGGCTTGCCGGTTATGTGACGTACGGCGAGCGCGGCGCCTCCGCGGGTGTCGCCGTCGAGCTTGGTGAGGATGACGCCGTCGATCTCAAGCTTCTCGTTGAAGCTCTTGGCGACGTTGACCGCGTCCTGACCGGTCATCGCGTCGATGACGAGCAGGATCTCGTGCGGCTGCGTGCGGCGCTTTATCTCCGCGAGCTCCTCCATCAGCGCCTCGTCGATGTGAAGACGGCCGGCGGTGTCGATGAGCACGAGGTCGTTGCCGTACTGCCTGGCGTGCTTCACGGCGTTCTCGGCGATGCGGGGCGGATCCTTTGAGCCGTCCTCGGAATAAACGGGCAGGCCGTTCTTTTCGCCGAGTACCTTCAGCTGATCTATCGCGGCGGGACGGTAAACGTCGCAGGCGACCATCAGCGGACGCTTGCCCTGCTTCTTGAAATGCATCGCGAGCTTGGCGCAGTGCGTGGTCTTACCGGAGCCCTGAAGGCCGGCGAGAAGCACGACCGTGGGCGGCTTGTTGGAGAAGTTTATCTTCGCCTCGCTCTCGCCCATCAGTGCGATAAGCTCGTCGCGGACGATCTTGATGACCATCTGCACGGGAGTCAGACTCTCCATGACCGCGGCGCCCTTCGCCTTCGCGCTGACGGAGGCGATGAAGTCCTTGACGACGACGTAGCTGACGTCGGCCTCGAGGAGCGCGAGCTTGACCTCGCGCATCGCGGTGTTGATGTCGCTCTCGTTCAGCTTGCCCTTGGAGCCGAGCCGGCGGAAAACGCTGTTCAGTTTTTGGCTCAAGCTTTCAAACGCCATCGTTACACATCCCAGGAACTCATAGAATCGGCGAGCGCGCGTACGCGGCCGGCGAACTCGGCGGGCAGTTCGTCCGCGAGGGACGAAAGCTCCGCGGCGAGCGCTTGGGCGTGGCGGCGCACGGCGTCGTCTCTTTCCGTCAGCTTCAGCTCCGCCTCGGACTTCTCGAGGGCGGCTTCTCCGCGCTTGATAAGGTCGCGGACGCCCTGGCGGGTTATGCCGAGATTCTCGGAAACTTCGGCGAGGGAAAGATCGTCGTAGTAATATTGAAACATACAAGCGCGCTGCTTTTCCGGCAGGAGCCCGCCGTAGAAATCGAGCAGACGCGAGAAATAAACCTTGCGCTCCATATAAAACGCTCCCGTGCGGCGGACCGCGGTTGGTGTAAAGCAAAAAACTTTACAGTGAGATTATAACCGCTCCCCCGCCGTTTGTCAAGAGGTTTTTGCGATTTTTTGGCTCCCCTGTGCAAGGTAGCGGAGCGAGAAACGCGGCAGTGAATGACAGTCCGGTGGACTGTCAGAGCCGCGTTTCTGACCGAGCCCGCAGGCGAGAAAGCTGTCGAGACCTGCGAAGCAGGGCGAGACTGAGGGGTTGTTAGCTTCCTTAAAGCAAACGTGCATAAACGCAGGGCTCCACCTCATCAGTCATCGCCTGCGGCGCTGACAGCTTCCCCTCAAGGGGAAGCCTCACCCGCCGTTTGTCAAGAGGTTTTTGCGATTTTTTCGCAACCGCCCCTCGCGCGCGTAATATAATTATAATAAGGAACAAAACGAAGCGGACGGAGCAAAAGCTCCGTCCGCTTGTGTGTTGTTTTGCGTGAAATTCACGCGGGAATGATTGGAGCGATTACAGAATCGTTACACCATTAATAGTGAGGTGAGAATTGTCAATCGCAGCCTGAGAGGTAAATTGAATATTATTAACAATCTCCTGCATATCGGTGATCTGAACACCGTCTTTCCAGAACGTGCAGTTCTCAAAAATAACTGTGGCACCGGACGCAGCACGGAACGAAACGAAAGTTTGCTTGTTGCCGGTGGTCTGGTTCGCTTCGATGCGGCTATTTCTGACCGTAATAACACTGCCCTGAGCGGGCTCATTGATGACTATAGTCGAGAAGTTATTCCAGCCATCAGCGTTATAAGTCTTGTCGTTCAAACCAATAAGCGTGCTGTTGTTAACGTTGATAGTAACGTTGGCAGACCAAGTCTGGAACGCGCACCAGCCGGTAATTTTGGAGTTCTCAACGTTAAGTTCAGCATTGGGGCAATTGGAAGCTACGTTGACAGTGTAGTAATCCGCATCAAGTTCAGAACTGTTAACGCTAACTTCCGCATTCTCTGAGTTGTAGAGCGAAACGCCTCTTTCCTTATCTCCGGCGTCAACTTTAACGTCGTTCAGCGTTACGGAAGCTCCGGGCGCGGTGTCAATATTAATGACGCGCGTTCCGTTAATGGAAGAGAGGGTATTGCCGTTACCGTCGATAACAACGTCCTGATTGGCGGATACCTGATAGGTATTACCGAGCGCAACGTCGTTCTCGAGCGAGGCGGAACGACCGGCGCTGAGCGCGTCGTTAAACGCAACAGCAGTAGTGACAGGCGCAAAGTTCAGAGTTGCATTAGCGTCATACTGATCACTGAAGCTGTCGTTTTCGATG
It includes:
- a CDS encoding ATP-dependent Clp protease proteolytic subunit, with amino-acid sequence MTEDNENERPRDPSGEDGAVTVKAGTHSICCLTVIGQIEGHYALPPTEKATRYEHMIPRLVAAEQSPEVEGVLLLLNTVGGDIEAGLAIAELVASMKTPSVSLVLGGSHSIGVPLAVCARRSFIVPTATMTVHPVRLTGLVLGAPQTFDYFQKMQERVVRFVAGNSRVSPERMRELMLNTGELATDMGSVLDGEAAVREGFIDAVGGLADAVEALYRLIEE
- a CDS encoding NTP transferase domain-containing protein, with the translated sequence MNETVIRPALVVMAAGLGSRFGGLKQLEPVGVGGEIILEYSVHDAIKAGFGRVVFIINEKIEEEFKERVSSRIPSSIRCDYCIQDPNTIPAGVKVPPERKKPWGTGQAVMSLKGVVSEPFAVINADDYYGAEAYKLLFEQLSRTHEADGVSDYCMVGYGVANTLSENGTVARGICEVGEDGFLRGVTERTKIMRRGGDVCYTEDGESWTALPEDSVASMNCWGFTPDAIDRLAEGFPRFFEENAGRLDKAEYFLPEFVSRQLKEGKARVKVLTTSESCCGVTYREDLPKLRARIAAFTEAGRYSAPLWKNLI
- the trmD gene encoding tRNA (guanosine(37)-N1)-methyltransferase TrmD, with amino-acid sequence MKFYVMSLFPHLVTGALDDSIIGRAQSKKIISIVPFNIRDFTADKHRRTDDYPYGGGLGMIMQAQPVFDCFTEVCRKAKKRPKLIYMSPHGKPFTQKKAHELSKGGDIAILCGHYEGVDRRIIDTIVDEEISVGDYILSGGELPAAVLIDAVSRLLDGTLKTSESYMEESFEHGLLEYPQYTRPEEYEGMRVPEVLLSGNQKEIDRWRRRESIVLTAKSRPDLISKCELTAAEKRLFMKNVPEESTVHTITDGKLTVRVKRQGAELCSVMKNGVEYLWQGDERYWKEQAPILFPVVARSRNGVIRIDGKDYPMASHGFAKRMEFSVQAQSENSITLKIEDTAETREIYPYSFRFLMTYTVENGELTVISRVENIGDGKMWFTYGGHPGFNVPLRINESFEDYEIELGECPDPTVPATTEDMFIDFSRRRRVDEDGVIKLTRELFSNDALIYENLRSCTLRSRVSGSGVRVEADDSFNYLAFWTRYPGEAPYVCIEPWIGIGKCEDEGTLFRKRRGVLSLKPGGDFSCKYKIIPIAGRKPGARKTEAAK
- the rimM gene encoding 16S rRNA processing protein RimM, giving the protein MNEFLEAGRFVAVRGIKGELKLNVFCDGPEFLADSETLWLGVEKKPYAVERAFPQKNQLIVKLKDVDLPTAQTLVGTSAYIKKDAYQLDEGVFFVADLIGLTVKDADTGEVYGRLSDVLQTGGRDVYVIKGERELLFPAIPEVVVSVDIAGGEMLIRPLEGLFDI
- a CDS encoding KH domain-containing protein → MKDLLIALAQSLVEKPDEVKVEEQVAEDGSVVFYLRVADGDMGRVIGKQGRIAKAIRTLLRAAATREDKKVTVEIVD
- the rpsP gene encoding 30S ribosomal protein S16 — its product is MAVKIRLRRMGAKKQPFYRIVVADSRYPRDGRFIEEIGYYNPLTEPSDVKVDAEKVEKWLKNGAQPTDTVKALLKKNGIIK
- the ffh gene encoding signal recognition particle protein gives rise to the protein MAFESLSQKLNSVFRRLGSKGKLNESDINTAMREVKLALLEADVSYVVVKDFIASVSAKAKGAAVMESLTPVQMVIKIVRDELIALMGESEAKINFSNKPPTVVLLAGLQGSGKTTHCAKLAMHFKKQGKRPLMVACDVYRPAAIDQLKVLGEKNGLPVYSEDGSKDPPRIAENAVKHARQYGNDLVLIDTAGRLHIDEALMEELAEIKRRTQPHEILLVIDAMTGQDAVNVAKSFNEKLEIDGVILTKLDGDTRGGAALAVRHITGKPIKFTGVGEKIDELEPFYPDRAASRILGMGDMLSFIEKAEAELDEKQGEELLARLEKNKFDLNDMLMQFRQVKKMGSIKKLIGMLPGTQGIDENSIDEKAFPRMEAIILSMTPQERSNPSILNASRRKRIADGAGTNVQQVNRLIKQYEQTKDLMKKFTKGGKFGKFRKGGQLPPDWNL